A genomic stretch from Thermodesulfobacteriota bacterium includes:
- the prfB gene encoding peptide chain release factor 2 (programmed frameshift), whose amino-acid sequence MSMELKSRIADLKAKLEQLRGHLDLDNKTERLRELDKIMAQNDFWGDSATAAAILKERAAIQAEIGEWRASAEDLEETEVLLELAIEEDDKETARESEKKLLSLEKAIEQAEFNRMLRGEHDRSNAIMSINSGAGGTEAQDWTQMLLRMYTMWTQSKGYQLTVIDILPGDEAGVKNVTLTVAGPYAYGYLKAEIGVHRLVRISPFDASGRRHTSFASVSVLPELDETIAVEINEADLRIDTYRASGAGGQHVNKTSSAVRITHIPTGIVVQCQNERSQHKNKATAMKILRARLYEREKAIQDKKKQEIHDGKKEIAWGNQIRSYILQPYRLIKDHRTNLEIGNIDAVLNGDLDPFISAFLLKGPQT is encoded by the exons ATGTCAATGGAACTTAAAAGCAGGATCGCGGACTTAAAGGCCAAACTAGAACAGTTACGAGGTCATCTT GATCTAGACAATAAGACAGAGCGGCTCCGGGAACTGGATAAGATCATGGCCCAAAACGACTTCTGGGGGGACTCGGCCACGGCTGCCGCCATCCTCAAGGAAAGGGCCGCCATCCAGGCAGAGATCGGAGAGTGGCGCGCCAGCGCGGAAGACCTGGAAGAAACCGAGGTTCTCCTGGAACTGGCTATAGAAGAGGATGATAAAGAAACCGCCCGGGAGTCCGAGAAAAAACTTTTATCCCTGGAAAAGGCTATAGAACAGGCCGAGTTTAACCGGATGCTGCGCGGCGAACATGACCGCAGCAATGCCATAATGTCCATTAATTCCGGGGCGGGAGGCACTGAGGCGCAAGACTGGACCCAGATGCTCCTCCGGATGTACACTATGTGGACCCAAAGCAAGGGTTACCAGCTTACTGTTATCGATATCCTGCCGGGCGACGAGGCCGGGGTGAAAAATGTTACGCTTACCGTGGCCGGACCCTATGCCTACGGCTACCTGAAGGCCGAAATAGGCGTGCACCGGCTGGTGCGCATATCTCCCTTTGATGCCAGCGGGAGAAGACATACCTCCTTTGCCTCTGTTTCCGTATTGCCGGAACTGGATGAGACCATCGCCGTCGAGATAAACGAGGCTGATTTGCGGATAGACACATACCGGGCCAGTGGCGCCGGCGGACAGCATGTCAACAAGACCAGTTCGGCCGTCCGTATCACCCATATCCCTACGGGTATCGTGGTGCAGTGCCAGAATGAGCGCTCCCAGCATAAGAATAAGGCCACGGCCATGAAAATCCTGAGGGCGCGTCTTTATGAGAGGGAAAAGGCCATCCAGGACAAGAAAAAACAGGAAATCCATGACGGAAAAAAAGAAATCGCCTGGGGCAATCAGATAAGATCGTACATCCTGCAACCCTACCGCCTGATTAAGGATCACCGGACAAATCTGGAGATAGGCAACATTGATGCGGTACTAAATGGTGATTTGGACCCGTTTATCAGCGCCTTTTTGTTGAAGGGGCCTCAGACCTGA
- the lnt gene encoding apolipoprotein N-acyltransferase, with protein sequence MAISISNASFSPRQFLLPVLSGLLLTLSFPKIGAAALAWIALIPLLIAIDGGSPRRAFLSGLIFGLVHYSGLLYWVAGVMYNYGDLPVTVSVAILLLLVIYLSLYTAAFACLIAVTKKAGLDIIFTAPVLWVSLEYLRAKLLTGFPWENISYTQYTNLYVIQLCDILGNYGLSFYIVLVNAALACLVHSRQAGQNRARAFKLYIPALLAISLVYWGYGFYRLQDIEKKIKTSPRIRAAVVQGSIKQDLKWSPLWQRETINIYDGLSREATRGFDTDILIWPETAAPFYFQDGGPLSDTILRLTGDLKTNLLFGAPAYAKAEDGKPLYLNSAYLLSANEGAIHRYDKVRLVPFGEYVPARSLLPFAGKLVASVGDFTPGCSLKPLTAARMRIGILICFESIFPELARQQVRNGANLLVNITNDAWFGRSSAPYQHMSMAVFRAVENRISLARAANTGISMFVRPTGEITQATSLFTPAFLKEEIALVSEKTVYNQWGEFFPVICFILGIMVIFYTGWRLNHVNGT encoded by the coding sequence ATGGCAATATCCATCTCAAATGCCTCTTTTTCTCCAAGACAGTTCTTATTACCCGTCCTTTCCGGCCTCCTCCTTACCTTGAGCTTTCCCAAAATCGGCGCGGCGGCCCTGGCCTGGATTGCCCTTATCCCTCTTCTTATCGCTATAGACGGCGGCAGCCCAAGACGCGCCTTTCTCTCCGGTCTCATCTTTGGCCTGGTGCATTATTCCGGACTCCTCTACTGGGTAGCCGGAGTAATGTATAATTATGGTGACCTCCCCGTCACTGTCAGTGTGGCCATCCTCCTTCTCCTGGTTATCTACCTCTCCCTTTACACCGCAGCCTTTGCCTGCCTTATTGCTGTTACTAAAAAAGCCGGGCTGGACATAATCTTTACTGCGCCTGTCCTGTGGGTCTCTTTAGAGTATCTGCGGGCCAAACTCCTTACCGGCTTCCCCTGGGAAAACATCAGCTATACTCAATATACCAACCTGTACGTTATCCAGCTCTGCGACATCCTGGGGAATTATGGACTCTCGTTTTATATCGTACTGGTAAACGCCGCGCTGGCCTGCCTTGTTCATAGCCGGCAGGCCGGACAAAATCGGGCCAGGGCGTTTAAATTATACATACCGGCCCTTCTGGCCATCAGCCTGGTTTACTGGGGTTATGGCTTTTATCGATTACAGGACATCGAGAAAAAGATAAAGACCTCTCCCAGGATTCGGGCCGCTGTTGTCCAGGGGAGCATAAAACAGGACCTTAAGTGGAGCCCCCTCTGGCAGAGAGAAACCATAAATATATACGACGGCCTGAGCCGGGAGGCTACCAGGGGTTTCGACACGGATATTCTCATATGGCCGGAGACCGCGGCCCCATTCTATTTCCAGGACGGTGGCCCACTGAGTGATACTATCCTGCGGCTTACCGGCGATTTAAAAACAAACCTCCTTTTCGGCGCGCCAGCCTATGCCAAAGCAGAGGATGGGAAACCCCTGTACCTCAATAGCGCCTATCTCCTGTCAGCCAATGAAGGCGCCATACATCGATACGATAAGGTCCGCCTGGTGCCCTTTGGTGAATACGTGCCGGCCCGGTCGCTTTTACCCTTTGCCGGAAAACTGGTGGCCTCCGTAGGCGATTTTACCCCCGGCTGCTCTCTAAAACCCCTTACCGCAGCCCGGATGCGCATAGGTATCCTGATCTGCTTTGAGAGCATCTTCCCGGAACTGGCCAGGCAGCAGGTCCGCAACGGGGCCAACCTGCTGGTAAACATCACCAACGACGCCTGGTTTGGACGTTCCAGCGCCCCATACCAGCATATGTCCATGGCCGTCTTTCGGGCCGTGGAGAACCGCATCAGCCTGGCCAGAGCTGCCAACACCGGCATCAGCATGTTTGTCCGGCCCACCGGCGAAATCACCCAGGCCACCTCGCTCTTTACACCGGCCTTTTTAAAGGAGGAGATAGCCCTTGTCTCTGAAAAGACGGTTTACAATCAATGGGGGGAATTTTTCCCTGTCATTTGCTTTATTCTCGGTATAATGGTAATTTTCTACACAGGATGGAGGCTTAATCATGTCAATGGAACTTAA
- a CDS encoding hemolysin family protein has translation MDQEDKGFLDKLLTLFKKGEEPGDIEDILKDIRHLVDAGKKQGLFSEEERKMIERILRLKNTTALDIMIPRTDMLCLPINTPLDALVRIIIEEGHTRIPVYEGDFDHIVGIVHAKDILKFWKKTGEETGMKDILRPAYFIPETRRVEELLKEFKAKKSHMAIVIDEYGTTAGLLTIEDILEEIVGEIQDEYDISEKIFEEVDKNTISVDAKIDIEKIEQRFDVEIPEGKYQSVGGFIINLVGRVPAAGEEISFGPLRMEIESANERKIDKVKITRTLLSEQEKMADSP, from the coding sequence TTGGATCAAGAGGATAAGGGTTTTTTAGACAAACTGCTCACCCTTTTCAAAAAAGGAGAAGAGCCCGGGGATATTGAAGATATCCTGAAGGATATCCGCCACCTGGTAGATGCCGGCAAAAAGCAGGGCCTGTTCAGCGAAGAAGAAAGAAAAATGATTGAGCGGATTCTAAGGCTCAAAAACACGACAGCCCTCGACATAATGATCCCGCGTACCGATATGCTCTGCCTGCCGATTAACACTCCCCTGGATGCCCTCGTCCGAATAATAATCGAAGAGGGACACACGCGTATCCCTGTTTATGAAGGAGATTTTGACCATATTGTGGGAATCGTCCATGCCAAGGACATCTTGAAATTCTGGAAGAAAACCGGGGAAGAAACCGGCATGAAAGATATATTGCGTCCGGCCTACTTCATCCCGGAAACCAGGCGGGTTGAAGAGTTATTAAAGGAATTTAAGGCCAAAAAATCCCACATGGCTATTGTTATAGACGAATATGGCACCACCGCCGGTCTCCTTACCATAGAAGATATTCTGGAAGAGATCGTGGGTGAAATCCAGGATGAATACGACATATCTGAGAAGATCTTTGAGGAAGTGGACAAAAATACCATATCAGTAGATGCCAAAATAGACATAGAGAAGATCGAACAGCGCTTCGATGTGGAGATTCCAGAGGGCAAATATCAATCAGTGGGAGGTTTCATAATAAACCTTGTCGGCCGCGTACCGGCCGCGGGTGAAGAAATCTCTTTCGGCCCCTTAAGGATGGAGATCGAATCCGCAAATGAACGCAAGATCGATAAGGTCAAAATAACCAGAACCCTTCTCAGCGAACAAGAAAAAATGGCCGACTCCCCGTAA
- the speB gene encoding agmatinase, whose translation MTGFNFGGLQDDKTRLESSKTVIVPVPYDGTTSFRSGTREGPLAIISASRFLELYDEETDQDVSEAGIATLGELEPLASSPEAMIEAVREACLPLLQQGKTVVVLGGEHSVSLGAIKAAFDYKPSFSILQFDAHADLRNSYQNTPVSHACVMRRAMEYNPIEQVGIRSLSREEAVFIKESGLKPFYAPAVLADREAVLQELLTRLLPEVYITIDLDVLDPSIMPAVGTPEPGGLGWYDLLFFLRHIARERHVLAFDVVELLPQPGNVAPDFLAAKLIYKLLNYIGH comes from the coding sequence ATGACCGGCTTCAATTTCGGCGGATTACAAGACGATAAAACGCGCTTAGAATCCTCAAAAACAGTAATTGTACCGGTCCCTTATGACGGCACCACGTCGTTTCGGAGCGGCACCCGCGAAGGGCCTCTGGCTATTATTAGCGCCTCCCGTTTTTTAGAACTTTACGACGAAGAAACAGACCAGGACGTAAGCGAGGCCGGCATTGCCACATTAGGCGAGCTGGAACCTCTCGCCTCCTCGCCCGAAGCCATGATAGAGGCTGTCCGCGAGGCCTGCCTGCCACTCCTGCAACAGGGAAAAACGGTCGTAGTCCTTGGCGGCGAACACTCGGTCAGTCTGGGAGCCATAAAGGCCGCTTTTGACTATAAGCCATCTTTTTCCATATTACAATTCGACGCCCATGCCGATCTGAGAAATTCCTATCAAAACACCCCTGTTAGCCATGCCTGCGTTATGCGCCGGGCCATGGAATATAACCCCATTGAACAGGTGGGGATACGATCTCTCAGCCGTGAAGAGGCCGTATTTATAAAGGAAAGCGGGCTTAAACCATTTTATGCCCCCGCGGTGCTGGCCGATCGAGAGGCGGTCTTACAGGAATTATTGACCCGGTTATTGCCCGAAGTCTATATAACTATAGACCTTGATGTCCTGGACCCGTCCATCATGCCGGCCGTAGGCACCCCTGAACCGGGCGGCCTGGGCTGGTATGATTTGCTCTTTTTTCTGCGGCATATTGCCCGGGAAAGGCATGTTCTGGCCTTTGACGTCGTCGAGCTTTTACCTCAGCCGGGCAATGTGGCCCCGGACTTCCTGGCCGCCAAGCTTATTTATAAATTGTTAAACTATATCGGGCACTGA
- the speD gene encoding adenosylmethionine decarboxylase, with translation MENIEFGFGQHLMVDGYGSDQDKLTDINYIYDFLSNYPAEIEMTKIMPPYVFRYSGVRPEDWGISGFVLIAESHISIHTFPEKRYLSLDIFSCKEFNGQKAIEDVKRLFSLEKIEIRNLERGLEFPKIIRKVENFMRDERMQISI, from the coding sequence TTGGAAAATATAGAATTTGGCTTTGGACAACATCTGATGGTGGACGGATATGGTTCTGACCAGGATAAGTTGACGGACATAAATTATATCTACGATTTTTTGAGTAACTATCCGGCAGAAATCGAGATGACCAAGATAATGCCGCCCTATGTATTCCGTTACTCCGGCGTAAGGCCGGAGGACTGGGGAATCTCGGGGTTTGTCCTCATTGCAGAAAGCCATATAAGTATTCATACCTTCCCGGAAAAACGGTATCTCAGTCTGGATATCTTCTCCTGCAAGGAATTTAATGGACAAAAGGCCATAGAAGATGTCAAGAGATTGTTTAGCCTTGAAAAGATAGAAATAAGGAATCTGGAACGGGGCCTGGAGTTCCCGAAAATCATCCGCAAGGTAGAAAACTTTATGCGTGACGAGAGGATGCAGATAAGCATCTAA
- a CDS encoding cupin domain-containing protein — protein sequence MSLKIGEKLRRLRLANNLTLEELANRAYLTKGYISQLERDLTSPSITTLKDILDVLGEELADFFKEASPEKEFYPKSSRVITSDSTDTLRVELLVPGAQNRLMDPVLVTLSPGEKTWEEISHEGEEFGFVLSGTVMLHLDKAKHTLHKGDCFYFKASKVHRVENIGKGIAKILWVVSPPIF from the coding sequence ATGAGTCTAAAAATAGGCGAAAAGTTAAGGCGGCTACGCTTGGCCAACAATCTTACTCTGGAGGAACTGGCCAATCGCGCCTACCTGACTAAAGGATATATATCACAATTAGAACGTGACCTTACCTCTCCGTCGATCACCACGTTGAAGGACATTCTGGACGTACTGGGAGAGGAGCTGGCTGATTTTTTTAAAGAGGCGTCGCCAGAAAAGGAGTTTTATCCCAAATCCAGCAGGGTTATCACATCTGATTCCACCGACACTTTAAGGGTGGAACTCCTTGTGCCGGGGGCCCAAAATCGTCTGATGGACCCGGTGCTGGTTACTCTTTCGCCCGGGGAAAAAACCTGGGAGGAAATTTCGCACGAAGGAGAAGAATTCGGCTTCGTATTATCAGGAACCGTAATGCTCCACCTGGATAAGGCCAAACATACGTTACATAAGGGTGATTGTTTTTACTTTAAGGCCAGCAAGGTACATCGTGTGGAAAATATCGGGAAGGGCATAGCAAAAATATTGTGGGTGGTTTCACCGCCCATCTTTTAG